The sequence below is a genomic window from Silene latifolia isolate original U9 population unplaced genomic scaffold, ASM4854445v1 scaffold_20.1, whole genome shotgun sequence.
TTGATCGTGCATGGATTAACAGGGTAATGAATTGTGTTCAGACGGTATCCTTCGCTGTCCTTATCAATGGCACTCCTTCACGAGAATTCAGGCCGTCTCGAGGCTTAAGGCAAGGTGACCCATTATCGCCCTATTTATTTATACTTTGTGCGGAAGCCTTATCTAACCTGATGAAAAGAGCCGCGGAAGAAAGGACGTTACATGGGGTAAAAATCTCGCCAGGAGCGCCCGCGGTTTCGCATCTTTTATTCGCAGATGACAGTATCTTTTTCGCGAGAGCAACGGAGGCGGAGGCTGATGTGATTAAAGAAGTGCTGCGACGCTatgaatgttcctcgggtcagctgGTAAACCTCGACAAGACTACTATTTCCTTTAGAAAAGGGGTACCGCTGACAAAGAGGAGTAATCTTGCGACTAGATTGGGCTTTGTCGAGGTTGAAGAGTAGTCGAAATATTTGGGGTTACCTACGGTCGTGGGCAGGTCGAAGAAGGGTTTGACCGACATAATTCGGGATAAGCTTAGCAAAAGATTAAATGGTTGGCACGGGAAATTGTTGTCTAGAGCGGGTAAGGAGGTTCTCATAAAGGTGGttgccaattcactccctacctatgtgatgagtgtgtTTAAACTCCCGGCTAACTTTTGCGACGAGCTTAGATCTATTGTGTCTCGGTTTTGGTGGAATCATGAGGAGGGGAAGAGAGGTATTTCGTGGGTAGCTTGGAGGAAATTATGTCAACCGAAGTGTATGGGAGGCATGGGGTTTCGGGACTTCATGTCCTTCAACCTCGCGTTGCTAGGGAAGCAAGTTTGGCGCTTAGTAACGGACCCCGAGTGCTTATGGGCGCGTATGATGAGAGCGAAGTACTACCCTAATGGCTCTATACTCACGGCTGGCCTGGGACACAATCCCAGTTACACGTGGCGAGGTTTATTAGAGGCTAGGAAAGTCATGGAGTGTGGTTTACGACGACGCATAGGGGATGGGTTGGAGACAAGCGTTTGGAGAGATGCTTGGATTTTGGGCACGCAATCTGGGAGAGTTTTATCACCTTGCCAACAAGGTCGAGAGGAGATGAGAGTGTCGGAGCTGCTAAATGTCGATGGTAGGAGCTGGAATTTAGAGCTTGTGAATGCGACTTTTCTTCCCTTCGAGAGAGAGCGAATTTCGAACATCAGGCTAGGAGATACTAGGACTCGTGACTTGTGGTTTTGGGAGCCTGAACGAGATGGAGTATACATGGTTAGGACGGCCTATAAATTGCTTGTCGGTGCCAAAATGTCTGTTGACTATGAGGATATGTCGGAATGGGAAAGGGAGAAATGGCTTTGGAATCGCTTATGGAAGGTCCAGGTGTGGCCCCGAATCAAACTATTCTTTTGGCAACTGTGCAGCGAGGCTCTAGCTACAGGTGCGAACATTGCTTCCCGAGTCAGAGGTGAGAACTTTTTATGTCCTTTATGTAATTCTTGTCTTGAGTCGAGTCTCCATTTATTTAGAGATTGTTGGGTTGCTAACCGGGTTTGGGAGGGATTGAGTTTGCTgcgggaggaggaggatgagggaGGGAGGCTGCGTGACTGGATAGAAGCGAGGTGGAGGGAGATGGGTGGCATGGAATATGGGAAATTCATGGTGGGATGTTGGGCCATATGGGAATGTCGAAACAAGGCTCTGTTCAGGAAAAGAGGTTAACCCGAGGAGAGTTCTGCAACGGGTTAGTGATGTGGTGGAGGAAATAGCGAGTGGAGGCTTTGGTGGAAAGGAGAGCAGGCTGGAAGCTAAGGAGCATACGGGAGTGGGGAGTGGGGATAGGCAGGGGTGGCAAGATGTAGAGGAGGGTATGTTTAAGCTTAATGTAGACGCGGGAATTCTGGCTGGAGTAGGGGTTGGTTTCGGCATGGTGTGTCGCAGCAATGGGGGTCGAGTATAGTGGGGCTTATCTATTTTGCAGGCTCAAATGTTGGAACCTCATATGGCGGAAGCGGTGGCAATTCTCGAGGGGTTAAAGGAGGCGGCAAGGAAGGGACACGAGAAGTTGATGGTTGAAAGTGATTGTTTGCAAGTCATCGACGCTCTTCGGAATCATAAGCACGGCAGGAGTTCGTTCCATTTAGTTTTAGACGATATTTTAAATTTATGTTCATCGTTTTCTTTAGTGGTTTGGTCGTATACTAGTAGGAAAAACAATACGGTTGCTCATGCGTTAGCCATactttggttagtgagtttggtCGTGTGGAATGGTCAGATAACCTACCGCCGACTGCGAGCTCAGCTGTACTCTTTGATTTATCGTTAATGAAATAGGCCTTTGGctttttcctcaaaaaaaaaaaaaaaaaaaaaaaatcactcctTCTAAAAGCTTGCCTTGATGAACCACAAGTCACTCTAGATGGCATGGGCCGCCCAACTCCCACTAATAGAAAGCCATTGTAGCACGCGTGCGGCCTGTGGCCCAGCCCGCTATGTTTAGTAAATGGTTATGCTGGGCTAACGACTGGTAAACTATTGTGCTCCATGTGTTATTAACAACGAGGCCTATTAGCTCAGTTGGTTAGAGCGTCGTGCTAATAACGCGAAGGTCGCAGGTTCGAGACCTGCATAGGccatttattattttttaattttttttggtgaaaaagtTGTTCTTGTCAAGAGTGCGGCTACCTGGGTATTTGCTCAGAATATGTTGGGAGTTATTGAATTTTGATCAGTGGCCTTTTGAGGCACTGTTTATACTCCTACGTAATTATCTAATGGTTTTTTCCCTTTTGGATGCGGTTGCAATTTGTAAGTTCAGATCCAATTTTTAGGACAAATTGATGAACTTTGAAGTTTTCAGTTGGACACAAATTACTCGCCCTCGCTAGCTTTGCAGTATTGATCATTCACTCCTGATTGTATTGATGAGACATTGAGACTGTTTGCGGTAAGCTGATTAAGATGACCAGCTAAATTTGCAACGAAATCTTCGAAATCTTCCAAAGTACTCCGTACTAGCATTCTAACCTGAACTCGGTCAATTTAGTGTCAGCGGGGAAAGTAGACTGCAATAAACAGAAACTGACCCTCAAGTTCAATAAAACCGTAAGTTGTGACATGACCCGACAAAAGTGACTCACAGTAGAGGTGATCCTCAAAACTCTTCATAAATCAACCACATTTTGGCGTCCACCTTTCATTTTATACAATGCTTGAAATGACCCGAAATAACTAAAACTTTCGTAAAAACAGATGAAATACAGCTCAAAAACAACAGTCGATGATTAATTCAATGTCAATAGAATTTCTGTACATAAAGCCAACTTTTTTGGCCAGCATTAGCATTTGACAACCAAACTCAACGGCTAACTCAAGTGCAGAACAATTGCTCTGTGCACCCACTACTATCCACATGCTACCAATAATAACTGATACGCGGGAAGATAATCTGTACGTTCCTTTTTGTCTCCGAGACAATACATGGAAGAATTTGCTCAATTCAATTATACCATCCAAGTAGGCGAAGCTTCATGCCCAAAACAAGCTTCCATTTCTCTCAATTCCACTGATATCATTTGGAACACCCATCATTTAGTAGATCTTGTTAAACCCGGAAGGAGGAGGAGATTCGTTCAGTCTACTTGGCAAGAAAGCTTCCCTTTCAAGAGAAACTTGAAGGCTTGACATGACTTTGCTGTAAGAAATCCACAGTATAGGGGAAGCACAAAAGGCATAGGCAAACACGACAAGTGCCCTTACCACCCCGTCTTTGTACCAAGGGTAAGCCATCACTAGAAGCACCCCGAATATCCCAAGACCTGGGGTTATCACAGGTAATGTGGGTAACATGAAGGTGTTAATGGTTATGGAAGAAAGGGCAAAAGAGCCTAATAAGTAAAGGGCCCACCCCACCAAAGGGTGAATAGTGTGAGGGACAATACAAAAGGGAATGACATAGGCTGCTATAACTGACGCCAATGCTATGAATTTCAGACCCACGTGGTATGCAGTCACGCTCTTGCTGTCAAAACGCCGGTAGCAAAGCTTGGAAACATTTGGTCGAGCTAACCGAGTTATGGCAATTATTCCTAGGTAAAGAACTATCTCGATCAACACCATAGGAATCTCAGCTTGATACCTACAAATTAAAATAGGTTATCAGAGAATGTAATTTGATGTTTCAAGTTAATTGCATTGTTTTCATGGTCACACATTGATGTACTCGCTTAGACCTACCAATCATGACACTCTATTGGATTTCGGGTACTGCTGGTGGGTGCGTGTCAAATTGGGTTCTATTCATTTTGAAAACATTGCTTGCCTGGTGCATTTCGCTATATCAGTATATTCTTTACATGTGCATGTCAATTTAGGTCAGATCATTCAGATGGAGTCGATTTCGCTACTCCTTGCTCTTTTAAAGTCCATGGGTATCACCCTAACCTAACTAGCTACTCAAGATGAGTGTTTGACACTTACCCAAGAGTTTTGCGGCGTTGTTCGTGCCATGAGAATCCAAGAGGGAGAGCAGGATATGACCACCAATACCATGGCTTCATCCATACTGCTCCAGGAAAGGTGATCACGCTGTTTGGTCCACAAGGCACATTCCAGCGTAGTTTGAGGTCTGTAACATTATAAAGTTATAACAAGTATTAGACAAAGACAATCCAAATGAAACAACGATGACATTAACTGTGATATGATCAATTATACTTACAGAAGTAAGAAGCATCCATTTGATAACCCAAAGGAAGCCTATAGTTCCCATCAAGCTTGGTGCCATTAGCCGGAGGATGAAACATAGGCATATCAAGCAAGTCTGCAAAATAGCCACCGATAAAACCCTGGTCTGCTCCGTCTGGATTAGGCGTTCCTATCTCCAGTTCATGAAGCATGTCCTTGAAAACCTTCTTAGACGGCTATAATCCACAACAGAAAATCTTAGAATGAATGTAAGCAGTGAAGa
It includes:
- the LOC141638489 gene encoding putative glucuronosyltransferase PGSIP8; this encodes MCIIRRRTTSLVALLVVLVGLIAAGEAEQKYKNAYATMMYMGTPRDYEFYVATRVMMRSLLKLDVQADRVVIASLDVPLRWVRTMEVEDGLKVVRVENVFNPYIASNDHDRFKLTLNKLYAWNLVEYDRVVMLDADNLFLQKTDELFQCGQFCAAFINPCIFHTGLFVLQPSKKVFKDMLHELEIGTPNPDGADQGFIGGYFADLLDMPMFHPPANGTKLDGNYRLPLGYQMDASYFYLKLRWNVPCGPNSVITFPGAVWMKPWYWWSYPALPLGFSWHEQRRKTLGYQAEIPMVLIEIVLYLGIIAITRLARPNVSKLCYRRFDSKSVTAYHVGLKFIALASVIAAYVIPFCIVPHTIHPLVGWALYLLGSFALSSITINTFMLPTLPVITPGLGIFGVLLVMAYPWYKDGVVRALVVFAYAFCASPILWISYSKVMSSLQVSLEREAFLPSRLNESPPPSGFNKIY